The Raphanus sativus cultivar WK10039 chromosome 6, ASM80110v3, whole genome shotgun sequence sequence TTATACTAAAATGGATTCTTTCTGTATTATATTACTGTCCgaaatttaattgttttttttcttacacGTCTCACTACCCCATGAAATGAGATTCTATTTGCTtggataataattttaaatatgtaactaATCAGAATCTTCTTTTGTATTCACATTTGGCTCTATATTTGCAGAACTGACACTGAAATTTAAAGGACCATTGagtatttatcaaaaatttcactaaattttttatataaaaatttgaggCCTAAGATACTTGTTTTGAGGGAAAACGCATTATTGGCTGTTTTATGCAATCAAAATTGCTTATGATTTGGAACTTAAAAACGAAATAATCAAGGAATCATGTGGATGTGGGTACCAATAATACATATCTTTGGAGAGACGGAGAAGATTTAACCTGAGATATAATATGGTTAGAGATAGACGAACCAGTCAACGCTTCCAGTTCTAAAGTACAGTGATGTTATCTTATCTGGAGAAAAGGTGTTGAactatttatttcttattattaaACTCAACAAAATGTTACTCAAGTTGCTGATTTTTCACTTGTGTTACTTCAGGATGCTAAACCGGttttaccaaaaacaaaagaaaatgctAAACCGGTTGGAAAGATGAGTCCGCTGGCGCTCACTTATAGACAAATAGACTATGGCAAATGGTTGAAACTTTAATTTATCTTGTACCGGCTACAACGCTATTAACATGTGACAATGTCCCTTCCGCGTTCATTCTCACGTGCCCAACTTATCACTGAAAGAGAAAAAAGTCCTAAACCCCTGACCTATACAGTCAGAGACTAACCTGAAATTAGCTGGTTTTAGATATGGCAGCGACCAATTTATATGGTTGAACCGATACTTAACCGAAAAGCTTCTTTCTTTTTAGGGTGGATGTGGGGGAGTCAACGCTTCTTTTTTGAGTATAAAGATGTTTTGTCACAACACTCAAACACTACAAACAAAAATGGATTCATGGATACTGAAGTTGCTGCTGGCACAACTTCTGCTTGTATTGATTCAGCGTGCTAATGCAAGCTCTATCATCAAACATCTTCCCGGCTTTGAAGGCCCTCTTCCTTTTGAGCTTGAAACCGGGTTTTGTTCTGCTTCATTCCATCTTATTCTCCATATTAATGAATATGAGTTCTGAGTTTTGTTAAATCGTTACAGGTACATTGGTGTTGGTGAGGCAGAGGAAGATCAAATGTTCTACTACTTCATCAAATCTGAAAAGAACCCTGAAGAAGACCCTCTTCTTGTCTGGTTAACTGGAGGACCTGGCTGCTCTTCTTTCTCTGGCCTTGTTTATGAGAATGGTAAGTAAATCTTCTTCAactcattattattattatttgccTCTCATAGTATTCAGTGACTTGTTTgaactggaaaaaaaaatcagggcCTCTTGCTTTCAAGGTTGAGGCCTATAATGGAAGTATCCCCACTTTGGTATCTACTACATATTCATGGACTAAGGTAACTATTGGGATGTACATAGCCGGTTTATATATTAGGTCAACTCGTTTTATATATGATGATGTAAGCAATCTGTTTTATTCAGAATGAAACCTTCTTTTCAGGTAGCGAATATAATATATCTGGACCAGCCTGTCGGGACTGGTTTTTCCTACTCAAGAAATCCTCTTGCTGATAGACTAAGTATCACAGGATCAGTTAAGCGGGTCCACGAGTTTCTTCGTAAGGTATACAGAAAACTCAAACTGTCCCCATTTAAAGCAACTATATAAATGTTATGTATAGACTTTTGGAGATcttattattgttgttgttaATTTTTATGCAGTGGCTAGACAAGCATCCTGAGTATTTCTCCAATCCATTTTATCTCGCTGGAAACTCTTATTCCGGCATGATGATTCCGGCCATTGTTCAAGAAATCTCAAATggtaatttttcttttggttttctatTCAATCCCTTTGCAAGTCCTCTTCTTGGACTAGCCTTTTTTAATTTACCAATTTATTACAGGAAATTATATATGCTGCAAACCTCAAATAAATCTTCAGGTTCATCAGTGTTTTGCTTGCATCTTACATTGTTTCAATACACCTTATAAAACATTAAGAACATTAGGTTTCCAACCTCAGGGATATGTGCTTGGAAACCCGGTAACAAACGGTGATCTTGATAATAACACTCGCATTCCGTTTGCTCACGGAATGGCACTCATCTCCGATGAACTCTTTGAGGTACCAATTACAAAACCTAGTAATCCTTTTGTTTCTTGTCACCAAAATGAAGTGGCCAGTGAACTATTTCGAAACTCCTACTTTGTAGTCGATGAAGAAAAGCTGTggagaaaattatattaatgtgGATCCTCAAAACACAGAGTGCTTGAAACTCGTTAAAGACTTCAACAAGGTATACACACATTCAGGAATTAAACTGTCATTCAATGGTAAATCACTtacttagattttttttatgtgtGATTTTATTATAGTGTGTTTCTGGAGTATATGAAGAACTGATCTTACAATCAAACTGTGATAAAACATCTCCTGATTGCTATGTAAGCTTCTTCGTATCTTTGGATCAAATGGCTATCCACTCAACAAGCTACTAAAGAATAGTGTTTAACAAGGTTGTTTTCCTTTTGCAGACATATCGATATTCGCTGTCTGAATACTGGGCTAATAACGAGATCGTACGTAGAGCACTTAGAGTTGTGaaggtaatatatatatgtgacaaCTTCTTTAGTATCATTGATCATTGGTTGTATCTGATCATCGAACTCTATGATTGCAGGGGACAACAGGGGAATGGGACCGATGTAACTGGAATGTGCAGTGCAACAAAGACATTCCAAGTAGTATACCATACCATATGAATAACAGCATCAAAGGCTATCGATCTCTTATCTTTAGGTACACAAATACTTATAAACTTATTCACAAGCATgcttcattatttttattttttgtataattttcaaCAGTGGTGATCACGATATGACAATCCCTTTCGTTGGAACTCAAGACTGGGTAAGGTCACTAAACTTTTCCATTCTTGAGAAATGGAGGCCATGGATGATAAATGATCAAGTCGCTGGGTACACACTATTTGCATTTTCTTTGTTATGTTGGTTTCTTTTAGTTCATTTTGCATTAAGCTGATCAGCCTTTTTAATTTGCAGATACACCAAGACTTATGCTAATAAGATGACATTTGCCACTGTGAAAGTAACTCTTTTATCCCAAAGTAATTATTTTCTACATAATATTTCTTAATTGGTTAATGTGTTTGGTTTGTATAGGGAGGCGGGCACACATTAGAGTATAAACCAGTGGAGAGCTCAATCTTGTTCGAGAGGTGGATAAGTGACCAACCTCTTTAAACGTAGAAACCTTAATCTTGGAGTTATCTGATTAATGTTGAAGCCGAAAGTGTTTGGTTTCTGGATTCATAGAcagaaatattttgtttttttctgtttttgactaaagttttttcttgttttgaacCGTTTATTCAATTTGCTTTCAACTAGATCGTGGAGTGTCCGAGGTTTGATACATAATTAACGTTTGGCAAAACGTGTAATATGACAATATGTGCAGGACACATATATCTTATGAACAAAATTATTCCAAGTTTCATGAAGAAGCATTAAAGAATATGAATAGTAGTTAAGAGTCGTGGAAATACTCAAATACACTTGTTTCTTTTCTACCTTACTCTCACATGTTTGCTTCAAATATATGTCCTCTCACTTGTAAGCTTTCGGGATGCAGTACGGAtccagtatttttttttctttttcttaatctatttatatataatacagttTGTTCACTCCAGGTTGAGACACCTCAGCATCCACGCTGGAAACTGATGCCTTCTCTGTCCGACACGTCAGATCACTTAAACGAAGTGCAGAGGATTTCTTAGCGGGCTCGCGTGTTGGACTTATTCTGTGAATTGCTGCGTTGTT is a genomic window containing:
- the LOC108829311 gene encoding serine carboxypeptidase-like 14, encoding MFCHNTQTLQTKMDSWILKLLLAQLLLVLIQRANASSIIKHLPGFEGPLPFELETGYIGVGEAEEDQMFYYFIKSEKNPEEDPLLVWLTGGPGCSSFSGLVYENGPLAFKVEAYNGSIPTLVSTTYSWTKVANIIYLDQPVGTGFSYSRNPLADRLSITGSVKRVHEFLRKWLDKHPEYFSNPFYLAGNSYSGMMIPAIVQEISNGNYICCKPQINLQGYVLGNPVTNGDLDNNTRIPFAHGMALISDELFESMKKSCGENYINVDPQNTECLKLVKDFNKCVSGVYEELILQSNCDKTSPDCYTYRYSLSEYWANNEIVRRALRVVKGTTGEWDRCNWNVQCNKDIPSSIPYHMNNSIKGYRSLIFSGDHDMTIPFVGTQDWVRSLNFSILEKWRPWMINDQVAGYTKTYANKMTFATVKGGGHTLEYKPVESSILFERWISDQPL